CGGGCTGCTTTTGCTTTCGTGCTTCATCCCGTTCCAGATCGTGCTGATCCCCATGGCACGCATCCTCGGAACGCTGGGTCTCGCGGGTTCGATCTGGGGCCTGATCATGGTGCATGTGATCTATGGCCTCGGCTTCACGACGCTCTATTTCCGCAACTACTACGAAGCCTTCCCGACGGAACTCGTCCGGGCGGCCCAGATCGACGGGGCGAGTTTCTTCCAGATTTTCCGACGCATCCTGCTGCCGTCATCGGGACCGATCATCGTGGTCTCGGTCATCTGGCAGTTTACCAATATCTGGAATGACTTCCTGTTCGGGGCCTCGTTTTCGGGTGCGTCTTCGACCCCGATGACGGTGGCGCTTAACAATCTCGTCTCCTCGTCTACGGGGGTGAAGGAATACAATGTCCATTTTGCGGGCGCGATCCTCGCCGCCCTGCCAA
This portion of the Agrobacterium tumefaciens genome encodes:
- a CDS encoding carbohydrate ABC transporter permease, translated to MSGAPNQQNAISHGHLTRALIYLALIFFALYYMLPLYVMVVNSLKPLDEIRQGGMLNLPQVWTVEPWLSAWSTAQIGVQPTGLKPFFINSILMVVPAVAISTIVGALNGYVLTKWSFRGSNVFFGLLLLSCFIPFQIVLIPMARILGTLGLAGSIWGLIMVHVIYGLGFTTLYFRNYYEAFPTELVRAAQIDGASFFQIFRRILLPSSGPIIVVSVIWQFTNIWNDFLFGASFSGASSTPMTVALNNLVSSSTGVKEYNVHFAGAILAALPTLIVYIVSGRYFVRGLMSGAVKG